The Pseudomonas fluorescens genome segment CCCGGCATCACAACACCATGTGTACGAAGCCGGTCGCCCGCAGTTCGCTGTTGATGTTGTACAGCTGATCCTGGTCGGTCGCGACGATGTGCAACTGGATGGTGGTGTACTTGCCGTTGCTGCTTTGACGCTCGTCCACACGCTCATCGTTGAT includes the following:
- a CDS encoding DUF493 domain-containing protein, with the protein product MTDTEVKAPKIEFPQVDYPVKVISDTGVGNKDKIIDIVKKHAKINDERVDERQSSNGKYTTIQLHIVATDQDQLYNINSELRATGFVHMVL